One genomic window of Aethina tumida isolate Nest 87 chromosome 3, icAetTumi1.1, whole genome shotgun sequence includes the following:
- the LOC109604511 gene encoding thioredoxin domain-containing protein 9: MSALENQLLHVSKLLENQIDTAIDQIDNLDAKDLEQIRKARVEEMKKLEGKKREWLLNGHGKYDQLGEEKLFFDVIKRSDNVVIHFFTHSSFRCEIVDKHLKILAPKHIEALFTKLDAEKCPFLAQKLKIKVIPSIILIQNGIMVDRIIGFTQLGNRDDFTTEVLEWRIAQNNVINYDGDLTTPPDQQKKKSTKSTIRDGFYNGDDDDDDFNIEQEATVKNNLEPEQGIKFQSEYLSTELTEEEAAELGLD, encoded by the coding sequence atgtccGCACTAGAAAACCAGTTGCTACACGTGAGCAAGCTCCTCGAAAACCAAATAGACACAGCCATCGACCAAATCGACAACTTAGACGCCAAAGACCTGGAACAAATCCGAAAGGCCCGCGTGGAGGAGATGAAGAAACTCGAGGGCAAAAAGCGTGAGTGGCTGCTCAACGGACACGGCAAATACGACCAACTGGGCGAAGAGAAATTGTTCTTTGATGTCATAAAACGGTCCGACAACGTGGTGATACACTTCTTCACCCACAGCTCATTCAGGTGTGAGATCGTTGATAAGCACCTAAAAATTTTGGCTCCAAAGCACATCGAGGCCCTGTTCACCAAACTCGACGCTGAGAAGTGTCCTTTTCTGGCTCAGAAGCTCAAAATCAAAGTCATCCCttcgataattttaattcaaaatggaATTATGGTTGATAGAATAATCGGATTTACACAATTGGGTAACAGGGATGACTTTACCACTGAAGTGTTAGAGTGGAGAATTGCTCAGAACAACGTGATTAATTATGATGGTGATCTGACCACACCACCAGATCAGCAAAAGAAGAAATCAACAAAGTCGACAATCAGGGATGGCTTTTACAACGGAGATGacgatgatgatgattttaatattgaacaaGAAGCAACTGTCAAAAACAATTTGGAACCTGAACAAGGAATTAAGTTCCAAAGTGAGTACCTCTCTACAGAACTTACAGAGGAAGAAGCTGCTGAATTGGGACTCGATTAA